The Arachis hypogaea cultivar Tifrunner chromosome 14, arahy.Tifrunner.gnm2.J5K5, whole genome shotgun sequence genome has a segment encoding these proteins:
- the LOC140178515 gene encoding uncharacterized protein: protein MADAPPPTSSELLRMVTELQQANQRMAEENQRMQDQIAQLVNARLEHNNDHHNREENHERQSIPTHVSETPQREEEEAHRTEEAQPDAEEEERDNSAGPFTADIMNFQLFRQFTLPTTLTPYDGLGDPKQHIKKFRSIMIVNGASDPILYRCFPSFLDGPALDWFCSLPADSISRFQELAKQFEDHFATSAIYLHDSDYLTTIKQGPQESLKDYITRFTKVAMRIPDLHPEVHLHAIKSGLRPGKFQETIAGQIDVEELRQARKAEKSATVKDDDKPRDSKKAFKPVPRYESYTQFNAKRDDIIKEILNSKLIKPPRKADAYPKSKTVDKSKYCTFHQKHGHTTDECVIAKDLLERLARQGHLDKFITGRMQKNVTSASDPSAASPSSKEKDMAPAQPRGIINCILGGYAGGGHTSSARKRTYRAMLAVTDAPKVPQSIQDFPEMTFRSTDFNHTDANYDDPVVISVQLGDLIVRKVLLDPGSSADVLFFTTFEKMKLSNNILQPYHGDLVGFSGERVPILGSVWLQTTLGEQPLFKTQDIQYLVVDCFSSYNLILGRPFLNKFAAIVSTVHLCVKFPVQDNLVATIHSDLHEARQCYNTSLKPIKRSNMAQVNSIQPDQPRLTEIDPRADFEDRPMPNEDLTKAPLTEDPMKFTFVGTLTSTEERESLVRFLRENADLFAWTPADMPGIDPFVITHKLAINSEARPISQKKRNLGTEKRLACLAEVKKLITVNFIREIRFTTWLANVVMVKKSNGKWCMCVDFTDLNKACPKDAYPLPCIDNLVDNSCGYGLLSFMDAYSGYNQILMHPSDQEKTAFITEYGNHCYNVMPFGLKNAGATYQRLMNKVFENQIGRNIKVYVDDMVAKTMVGKSHIHDLTKIFGQIRRYNMRLNPEKCAFGVRGGKFLRFILTSRGIEANPEKCQAILDMKSPTTLKEVQRLTGRLAALSRFLPCLALKSFSFFQCLKKSTKHFEWTESYETAFQNLKQFLSKPPVLQKPKTNEPLYIYLSITDVAISSVLVTETEKGQQPIYFVSKSLQGAELRYPRLEKLALALVFSSRQLRPYFQGHTIIVRTEQPLRQIISKPELAGRLIKWAIELSEFDIQYQPRGSVKSQHLADFVAELTQPCLEEENSDWNLFVDGASNPQGSGAGILLESSEGIILEHSLWFSFTASNNQAEYEAVIAGLRRGYSRPLLKCLDRHEADLVLAEAHKEICGIHSGARSLAQTILRAGFYWRTLWEDSSKKVRTCDRCQKHAPIINIPAEQLHQSVISWPFNQWGIDILSPFPTAPRQMKYLVVAIDYFSKWIEAQPLARITSSQMISFVWKYIICRFGIPSHIITDNGRQFTDHNFKDFLQNLKINQHFSSVEHPQSNGLAEAANKVLLHALRKKLDEAKGLWAELVPEVLWSYNTTVHTSTKETPFRLVYGSEAMISLEISQQSLRTQAESSPTIFPWKACGSMGRPLSHTRSPRKRSLQTRAIGWY from the exons ATGGCTGATGCTCCTCCCCCCACCTCATCCGAGCTCCTACGGATGGTGACCGAACTTCAACAAGCAAATCAACGAATGGCGGAGGAGAATCAAAGAATGCAGGATCAAATTGCACAACTGGTTAATGCTCGGCTAGAGCACAATAATGATCATCATAACCGAGAGGAAAATCATGAGCGTCAATCAATACCGACCCATGTTTCCGAAACACCTCAGCGGGAAGAGGAGGAGGCCCATCGAACCGAAGAAGCCCAACCAGACGCTGAGGAAGAAGAGCGCGACAATTCCGCTGGCCCATTTACGGCCGACATAATGAATTTTCAACTCTTCAGACAATTCACTCTGCCAACGACTTTAACCCCATATGATGGGTTAGGAGATCCGAAGCAGCATATTAAAAAATTTCGATCTATTATGATCGTTAACGGTGCATCCGACCCTATTTTATATCGTTGTTTTCCATCCTTTTTAGATGGTCCTGCACTTGACTGGTTTTGCTCTTTGCCTGCAGATTCAATATCGCGTTTTCAGGAATTGGCGAAGCAGTTTGAGGATCACTTTGCAACATCCGCAATATACCTGCATGATTCTGACTACCTGACAACCATCAAACAAGGCCCACAAGAAAGCCTAAAGGATTATATTACCCGTTTTACAAAAGTTGCCATGAGAATCCCCGACCTTCACCCTGAGGTCCATCTCCATGCCATTAAAAGCGGCCTTCGTCCGGGCAAATTCCAAGAGACAATCGCT GGACAGATAGATGTTGAAGAACTTCGGCAAGCCCGCAAAGCAGAAAAATCAGCTACTGTCAAGGATGATGATAAACCTCGGGATAGTAAGAAAGCCTTTAAGCCCGTTCCCCGCTATGAGTCATACACACAGTTCAACGCAAAGAGGGATGACATTATCAAAGAAATACTCAACTCCAAATTAATCAAACCTCCTCGTAAGGCCGACGCTTACCCGAAGTCCAAAACTGTCGATAAATCCAAATATTGCACTTTTCATCAGAAACACGGGCACACAACCGATGAATGTGTGATCGCTAAAGATCTCCTCGAACGCCTCGCAAGACAAGGTCACCTCGACAAGTTTATCACAGGACGCATGCAGAAGAATGTAACCTCGGCTTCCGACCCCTCAGCAGCAAGCCCCTCATCAAAGGAAAAAGATATGGCACCAGCCCAACCCAGAGGAATTATCAATTGTATTTTAGGAGGATATGCGGGAGGCGGACATACAAGCTCGGCCCGAAAAAGAACTTATAGGGCCATGTTGGCAGTTACAGATGCCCCTAAGGTTCCTCAGTCGATTCAAGATTTCCCAGAAATGACTTTCCGTTCAACCGACTTTAATCATACCGATGCTAATTATGACGATCCAGTGGTAATTTCTGTTCAGTTGGGAGATTTAATAGTCCGCAAAGTACTTCTCGATCCGGGAAGTAGTGCCGATGTGTTATTCTTTACCACGTTTGAAAAAATGAAGCTAAGTAACAACATTTTGCAACCATACCATGGAGACTTGGTCGGATTTTCAGGGGAGCGAGTCCCCATTCTGGGTTccgtgtggttacaaaccacactcggtGAGCAACCATTATTTAAGACACAAGACATTCAATATCTTGTTGTCGACTGTTTTAGTTCTTATAATCTTATATTAGGTAGACCATTTTTAAATAAATTCGCAGCAATTGTGTCTACAGTTCACCTTTGTGTTAAGTTCCCTGTGCAGGATAATTTAGTGGCAACCATCCACAGCGACCTCCATGAAGCTCGGCAATGCTATAACACAAGCTTGAAGCCCATCAAAAGGAGCAACATGGCACAGGTCAACTCCATACAACCCGACCAGCCGAGATTGACAGAAATAGATCCAAGAGCCGATTTTGAAGATCGACCTATGCCAAATGAGGACTTAACAAAGGCCCCCCTAACCGAAGATCCCATGAAATTCACCTTTGTAGGAACATTGACCAGTACGGAGGAAAGAGAATCACTCGTAAGATTTCTGCGTGAGAATGCCGACTTATTTGCTTGGACCCCTGCAGATATGCCCGGAATAGATCCATTTGTTATTACGCACAAATTGGCAATTAATTCAGAAGCTCGCCCAATCTCACAAAAGAAGAGAAATCTCGGGACAGAGAAACGCCTTGCATGCCTTGCCGAGGTTAAAAAGCTCATTACTGTTAACTTCATCCGCGAAATCAGGTTCACAACATGGCTCGCCAATGTTGTTATGGTAAAAAAGAGTAACGGTAAGTGGTGCATGTGCGTCGATTTCactgacttaaataaggcatgtcctaaagATGCTTATCCTTTACCTTGCATTGATAATTTAGTTGACAACTCTTGTGGTTATGGTTTattaagttttatggatgcatattctggttaTAACCAAATTCTCATGCATCCATCTGATCAAGAGAAAACCGCCTTCATAACTGAATATGGTAATCACTGCTATAAtgttatgccttttggtttaaagaatgCAGGAGCAACATATCAGCgactaatgaataaggtcttcgagAACCAGATAGGTCGGAATATcaaagtttatgtggacgacatggtCGCCAAAACCATGGTTGGCAAATCTCATATCCACGACCTAACCAAGATTTTTGGGCAAATCCGGCGATATAATATGAGATTGAATCCTGAAAAGTGTGCTTTCGGTGTCCGCGGAGGAAAATTCCTCAGATTCATCCTCACCAgccgaggaattgaagcaaaccccgAAAAATGTCAGGCGATACTTGATATGAAAAGTCCAACGACACTAAAGGAGGTTCAACGGCTAACAGGGCGGCTCGCGGCTTTATCAAGATTTCTACCATGTTTGGCATTAAAGTCTTTTAGTTTTTTCCAATGTTTAAAAAAGAGCACAAAACATTTTGAATGGACTGAAAGCTATGAAACtgcatttcaaaatttaaaacaattcctTTCGAAACCTCCTGTTTTACAAAAGCCAAAGACCAATGAGCCATTATATATATACTTGTCTATTACTGATGTTGCAATTAGTTCTGTCCTTGTAACAGAAACAGAGAAAGGTCAACAACCGATCTATTTTGTAAGTAAGTCACTGCAAGGCGCCGAGCTTCGTTACCCGAGGTTGGAAAAGCTCGCATTGGCCTTGGTTTTCTCCTCGAGACAACTCCGACCATATTTCCAGGGGCACACTATCATCGTCAGAACCGAACAACCTCTTCGGCAGATCATCTCAAAACCAGAATTAGCAGGCAGACTAATCAAATGGGCCATTGAGCTTTCAGAATTTGATATTCAATACCAACCGAGAGGATCCGTCAAGTCCCAGCACTTAGCCGATTTTGTGGCGGAACTTACCCAGCCATGTCTGGAAGAAGAAAACTCGGATTGGAACTTGTTTGTGGATGGAGCTTCAAACCCCCAGGGGTCAGGGGCAGGAATATTATTAGAAAGTTCTGAGGGCATAATCCTCGAGCATTCTCTTTGGTTCTCCTTTACAGCAAGTAATAACCAGGCCGAATACGAAGCCGTCATCGCTGGGCTCAG GCGGGGATACTCCCGACCACTTTTGAAATGCTTGGACAGGCATGAGGCCGACCTTGTGTTAGCCGAGGCTCATAAAGAAATCTGTGGGATACACTCGGGGGCAAGAAGCCTGGCACAGACAATACTTCGAGCTGGTTTTTATTGGCGGACTCTGTGGGAGGATAGCAGCAAGAAGGTCAGAACTTGCGACCGATGTCAAAAGCACGCGCCGATCATCAACATTCCAGCCGAGCAACTTCATCAGTCAGTAATAAGTTGGCCATTTAACCAGTGGGGGATCGATATCCTCAGCCCATTCCCCACTGCACCTAGACAGATGAAGTATTTGGTAGTTGCTATTGATTATTTCAGCAAGTGGATTGAAGCACAACCCTTGGCAAGAATAACATCCTCCCAGATGATATCCTTTGTTTGGAAATATATCATATGCCGATTTGGAATTCCCAGCCATATTATCACTGACAATGGTCGGCAGTTTACCGAccataattttaaagattttttgcaGAATCTAAAGATAAACCAGCACTTCTCATCTGTGGAACACCCACAATCTAATGGTTTGGCTGAAGCCGCTAACAAGGTCCTCTTGCACGCTTTGAGGAAAAAGCTCGACGAAGCCAAGGGACTCTGGGCTGAGCTGGTTCCAGAAGTATTGTGGTCATACAACACTACAGTACACACATCCACTAAAGAAACCCCATTCCGCTTGGTATATGGGTCTGAGGCAATGATTTCCTTGGAAATTTCACAACAATCCTTGCGAACACAAGCAGAGAGCTCGCCGACCATCTTCCCATGGAAAGCTTGCGGCAGCATGGGACGGCCCCTATCGCATACTCGAAGTCCTCGGAAGAGGAGCTTACAGACTAGAGCAATTGGATGGTACTAG